In one Physeter macrocephalus isolate SW-GA unplaced genomic scaffold, ASM283717v5 random_1571, whole genome shotgun sequence genomic region, the following are encoded:
- the TLE7 gene encoding transducin-like enhancer protein 7 — protein sequence MSEEKEEASFSILTIYDEPEKRKNVPESPGISSKHENHAQSQLGEACGPPQQLPGSPRQHDLAYQETSCVSPRQWAPQALDRSELQATQLSEAESEEAEPGLSSPPGSEFGQPCPSPRPSEEVWSFLRAIPPVPDEAVVRQMTPHKSWKVGKLRHGKKVYSLAISSSTHHVYTCGHGYIRVWDESALHAWDHAPQAQLNLQDRQNCVLTCKLSPDERSLVTGGLSQTLTLWDLAPTPRVRAQLASTGPMCYSLAVSSNAQICLACFKGFVEIWDLQNQILIRKHEVPIYGSRCVDIAGNKFWTGGEDTRLYSWDLRNYQRLQQHDLQHEILSITHDPSEEWLLVGLRMSDVVILHTHRREKFKAVLQKYVYHHNLKFASCGSYFVSTLDESIRCLAAPSLQRLFQVEESTDILCCDVSSDNQYLVTGSKNSATVYQLLY from the exons ATgagtgaagagaaggaagaggcctCGTTCAGTATACTCACAATTTATGATGAaccagagaagaggaagaacGTGCCCGAGAGCCCCGGCATTTCCTCCAAGCACGAGAACCATGCACAGTCCCAGCTGGGCGAAGCGTGTGGTCCCCCCCAGCAGCTCCCAGGCTCCCCGAGGCAGCATGACTTGGCTTATCAGGAGACGAGCTGTGTGAGTCCACGGCAGTGGGCTCCCCAGGCCCTGGACAGATCTGAGCTGCAGGCCACTCAGCTCTCCGAGGCAGAATCAGAAGAAGCAGAGCCTGGCCTCAG CTCCCCACCAGGATCCGAGTTCG GTCAGCCTTGTCCTTCACCTCGTCCCAGTGAAGAAGTCTGGTCATTCCTCAGAGCAATT CCCCCCGTTCCAGATGAAGCGGTGGTCAGGCAGATGACCCCACATAAGTCCTGGAAGGTTGGCAAACTCCGCCACGGAAAGAAAGTCTACTCCCTGGCCATCAGCAGCTCTACTCACCACGTGTACACGTGCGGCCATGGCTACATCAGGGTGTGGGATGAGAGTGCCCTGCATGCCTGGGACCACGCCCCCCAGGCCCAGCTGAACTTACAG GACCGTCAGAACTGTGTCCTCACCTGCAAGCTGTCCCCCGATGAGCGAAGCCTGGTCACGGGGGGTCTGTCCCAGACCCTGACTCTCTGGGACCTGGCGCCCACCCCCCGTGTCAGGGCACAGCTGGCCTCCACAGGCCCCATGTGCTATTCCCTGGCTGTCTCCTCCAATGCCCAGATCTGCTTGGCTTGTTTCAAAGGATTTGTTGAGATTTGGGATTTGCAGAACCAAATCTTGATCAG GAAGCACGAAGTCCCCATATACGGGTCCCGATGCGTGGACATCGCGGGCAATAAGTTCTGGACGGGAGGCGAAGACACCAGACTGTATTCCTGGGACCTGAGGAACTACCAGAGGCTGCAGCAACACGATTTACAGCATGAG ATCCTCAGCATTACCCACGACCCCAGTGAGGAGTGGTTGTTGGTGGGCCTGAGAATGAGTGACGTCGTAATCCTGCACACACACCGGAGGGAGAAGTTTAAGGCTGTCCTGCAGAAATATGTCTACCACCACAATCTCAAGTTTGCCTCCTGCG GGAGCTATTTTGTGTCCACACTGGATGAGTCGATCCGCTGCTTAGCTGCACCTTCTCTACAAAGATTGTTTCAG gTAGAGGAGTCTACAGACATCCTATGTTGTGACGTGTCTTCCGACAACCAGTACCTGGTCACGGGCTCCAAGAACAGTGCCACTGTTTACCAGCTCTTGTATTGA